From a region of the Triticum aestivum cultivar Chinese Spring chromosome 7D, IWGSC CS RefSeq v2.1, whole genome shotgun sequence genome:
- the LOC123164002 gene encoding cinnamoyl-CoA reductase 1: protein MAAAAARKSVCVTGAGGFVASWLVKLLLSKGHYTVRGTVRDPGNAKNAHLKALEGAGERLELLSADLLNYDSIASAVAGCEGVFHVASPVPSGRSTNPEEEVIAPAVTGTLNVLKACYEAKVKRVVMVSSIAAVFNNPNWPKGKVFDEDSWSDEDLCRKGEDWYFLSKTLAEREAFAYAAKTGLDVVTICPSLVIGPLMQSTVNASSNILLNYLKGERDTVENKIRNIVDVRDVADALLLAYENPEASGRYICSSKPVKVSDMISVLKTLYPMYTYSKNFTEVEENTIYSSEKLQKLGWTFRPLEKTLGDSVESYRASGVLN, encoded by the exons atggcggcggcggcggcgaggaagagcGTGTGTGTTACCGGCGCAGGAGGCTTCGTCGCCTCGTGGCTCGTCAAGCTCCTCCTCTCCAAGGGCCACTACACGGTCCGCGGCACCGTGCGCGATCCCG GTAATGCCAAGAATGCTCACCTTAAGGCGCTAGAAGGTGCTGGGGAAAGGTTGGAGCTGCTCAGCGCCGACCTGCTGAACTACGACAGCATTGCATCAGCAGTTGCTGGCTGTGAGGGCGTCTTTCATGTTGCTAGCCCTGTCCCTTCTGGCAGATCAACCAATCCTGAG GAAGAAGTTATAGCCCCTGCTGTAACAGGCACACTGAATGTCTTGAAGGCTTGCTACGAGGCGAAAGTTAAGCGAGTTGTTATGGTGTCTTCAATTGCTGCTGTGTTCAATAATCCTAACTGGCCTAAGGGCAAAGTCTTCGATGAAGATAGCTGGTCAGACGAGGATCTCTGCAGAAAGGGCGAG GATTGGTATTTCCTTTCCAAAACGCTCGCAGAGCGTGAGGCTTTTGCTTATGCAGCAAAAACTGGGCTGGATGTTGTAACTATTTGCCCATCGTTGGTAATTGGCCCCTTGATGCAGTCTACAGTAAATgcgagcagtaatattctccttaATTATCTCAAAG GAGAACGTGACACTGTGGAAAATAAAATCAGGAATATAGTGGATGTCCGTGATGTTGCCGATGCTCTTCTGTTGGCATATGAAAATCCAGAGGCGTCTGGACGGTATATCTGCAGTTCAAAACCAGTAAAAGTCTCTGATATGATAAGCGTACTGAAGACCTTATATCCAATGTACACTTATTCCAAAAA CTTTACAGAAGTGGAAGAGAATACCATTTATAGTTCGGAGAAACTTCAGAAGCTAGGGTGGACCTTCAGGCCTTTAGAGAAGACCCTGGGGGACAGCGTGGAATCCTACAGAGCATCTGGCGTCCTGAACTGA